The Flaviflexus equikiangi genome contains the following window.
CAAGGCACTGGCGTGCGGGGCGGACGGTGTCATGCTGGGCACCGCGCTGGCGCGCGCGGATGAGGCTCCCGGCAGGGGCTGGCATTGGGGGGCTGAAGCCCGCCATCCCAACCTCCCGAGAGGCGAACGCGTGTGGGTGGGCAACGAGGGGCCTCTCGAGTCGATCCTTTTCGGGCCCGCACACAACGCTCGCGGCGTCCTCAATCTCGTCGGAGCGCTCAAGCACGCCATGGCATCGTCCGGCTATTCGGACCTCAAAGAGTTCCAGCGGGTGGAGATCGTCGTCCAACCTGATTAAACGGGACCAATTTCCGATGTTTCCGCCACGGACGTGGGGGACAATGGAGGAACGAACTCATGGCATCAAAGGAGAAATGAAGTGAGTGCAAAGTTTCGCATAGAACACGACACGATGGGCGACGTGCAGGTCCCGATCGACGCCCTCTACCGGGCGCAGACCCAGCGCGCCGTTGAGAACTTCCCCATCTCGGGCAAGACTCTCACCTCCCATCACATCAGTGCACTCGGGCAGGTGAAGCGCGCCGCCGCTCTCGCCAACGCCGAGCTTGGAGTGATCTCCGAGGATAAGGCGAATGCGATCGTTGCCGCCGCCGACCAGGTCATCGCGGGCCAGCACGATGGCGAGTTCCCGATCGACGTCTTCCAGACGGGTTCCGGCACCTCCTCGAACATGAACACGAACGAGGTCATCTCGACGATCGCCACCCGTGATTCCGGAATCGAGATCCACCCCAACGATCACGTCAACGCGTCGCAGTCATCCAATGACGTCTTCCCCTCCTCCATCCACATCGCAGCGACCGAGGCGGCCGTCCGCGTTGTCATCCCCAAGCTCACGGTTCTCGCAGAATCCCTGGAGAGGAAAGCCGAAGAGTTCAAGGATGTCGTCAAGGCGGGACGTACGCACCTCATGGATGCGACGCCGATCATGCTCGGGCAGGAGTTCTCCGGGTATGCGCAGCAAATCCGCAACGGCATCACCCGTGTCGAGGCGACCATCCCGCACCTTGCCGAGCTTCCCCTGGGCGGCACCGCTGTCGGCACCGGCATCAACACCCCGGCAGGTTTCTCAGCCAGGGTCATCGAGCTCATCGCGGAGAACATGGACCTGCCGTTCGTTGAGGCACCCAACCACTTCGAGGCGCAGGCCGCACAGGATTCCCTTGTCGAGGCCTCCGGTGCACTCCGTGTCGTCGCTGTGTCCCTCGTGAAGATCGCCAACGATCTGCGCTGGGCAGGCTCGGGACCCCGCGCCGGTATCGGCGAGATCAACCTCCCCGACCTCCAGCCGGGTTCGTCGATCATGCCGGGCAAGGTCAACCCGGTTCTCCCCGAGGCCACCGTCCAGGTCGCAGCCCAGGTCATCGGTAACGATGCCGCGATCGCCTTCGCGGGTGCCCAGGGCAACTTCGATCTTCTCGTCATGCTTCCCGTGATGGCGCAGAACCTGCTCGAGTCGATGACGATTCTCGCCAACGTCTCCGAGACGCTTGCCGTGCGCTGCGTCGACGGCATCACCGCGAATGTCGAGCGGGCCAAGGAACTGGCCGAGTCGTCGCCGTCGATCGTCACGCCTCTCAACCGAATCATCGGCTACGAGAATGCCGCGAAGATCGCGAAGCACTCGGTCAAGGAGAACATGACGGTCCGCCAGGCCGTCATCGATCTCGGATTCGTCGAGCGCGGCGAGATCACAGAGGAGCAGCTCGACACTGCTCTCGACGTGGCTTCCATGACGCGCCCGTCCTGATCGATCACCGTCAGGGCCCCCGCACCAGGATCTCTGGGTGGGGGCCCTGACGCATGAGTGTTTTCTCATGGTGTGCTCCTCCTGGGTTCATCTCTTCCGCATTCAATGGAGACACAACGGGAAGCCGAAGGGCTTCACAGAAGTTAAGGAGCACATCATGGCACGCACATTGTGGATCGCAACCGGCACTCTCGGTGCCGTCACCATCGTCGCGGGAGTGGCGGGGCTTGCATCGGCAGACACGATGAACGATCGGGAATATGGTCCTGAGGCTCCCTCGGGGACCGTCAACGTGATCTCGACACCGACAGCCGTCTCCACGGTCTCAGCCACCACGACCGTGAGCGCGGTATCGACAACCTCACCCGTCACCGCACAGTCGACGGTTTCTCCTATGACGCCGCAATCCGCTGTCACTGCCATTTCGGCAGTGTCGGCACCCGGCACCGTCACAGCGCCCGCAGCAACGCAGACACCTCAGCAGGCGCCAGCCGTCAACAAGCAGGCACCCTCCCCGGTGTCCGCGCCCAGCCCGGTGTCTGCGCCCAGCCCAGTGTCCGCGCCTAGCCCGGTGTCTGCGCCCTCACCCGTGTCCGCACCGAGCCCCGTCTCTGCGCCTTCTCCGGTGTCGTCTCCCTCGGCGCCGTCCGCCGACTGAGAGCAGGCCGGGCCGTAGCCCGACGTTCTTGACCTGCGGTTTACTGCCGGGCACCAGTAGTCTGTGGGGGTGGAACTTCCCGGACTCATTCTCGTCGGCCTCGCGATCGCGGCCGGCATCATCGGCACCATCATCCAGCTCTACCCCGGTCTGCCGATCATTCTGATCGCGATCGGGGTGTGGGCTGGGTTCACCGGTACAGCGACCGCTTGGCTGATCTTCGCCGCGGTCGCTGCCGTCGTCGTCCTGGCCTATGTTCTGAGCTTCCTCCTGCCGGCCCGGATGATGAGGGACGAGGGAACTCCTTGGAGCGCGTTGACGGCCGGTATCGTTCTCGCTTTCATCGGCTTCTTCGTCATCCCCGTGATCGGTATGCCGATCGGCTTCGTCGTCGGTGTCTATCTTGCCGAACTCGTTCGGTTGAAGAACCCGGCCGCTGCGTGGCGCCAGACGATGATCGCACTCAAGGGTGTTCTGCTCTCTGTCATCATCGAGCTTGCCGCGGGCGCCATCTGCGCTGGACTGTGGGTCCTCGGATTGATTCTCACCTCATAGGGTGGGACTGATCCTCGCCCCATAGACGAACGATCCCCGCGGACTGCCGCGAGGCGCGGATGCGTCAGATCGAGTCGATGACCTGGGCCTCTTTGTACCGGTAGACGTTGGTCTCCCGCTTATCGAAACCGCAGCGGACGTAGAGCCGGTTCGCGGATTCCCGGTTGGGGCGGGAGGTGAGATCGACAGACTTGGCACCCATCTTCCCGGCAAAGGCCACGGCCTCGTCGACGAGGGCCTTCCCGGCTCCCTGGCCGCGTGCTGCTGTCGAAACGACGACGTCCTCGATCCAGGCGCGCAGACCTGTCGGGATGCGGAAGGTGGCAAGGCTGAGCATGCCGGTGATCTCGTTGGTGCCCTCGCTGCGGAACATGAAGAGATAGACGTTGTCCTGGCTGAGGAAGACATCGATCTCCTCCTCACTCAGGGTCGAGGCCGAGGAGGAGAGCTGCGGCAGAAGCGTGTTGATCGCTTCGACAACCTCCGGAGTTGCATCGTTGACGAGTTCTACAGGCATAGTGTTCCTTCCGATACGTACCGTAACAGTGTGCCACCATCGAGGCGGCCGTGTGAGGTTTCTTTGCGGTGCGCGTCTGAGAAGCGGCCGGCTCACGTGCACATCGTGCCGTCAGTGGGACGATCGCCTCTCTTCACCCCAAGGGTCAAAGGTGGGGGAATTCGCGCCAGGGGAGGCGACTAAAGGACGCTCAGTCGGATAGGCTGAAAGACGGATAATTCCTAGCGGGAGGGACCCTCGAGAACCATGTCCGACACACACTCACATACGGCGCCAATTCTTGGCGATTACAACAATGACCAGACCCGTCGAGTCCTACTCAAACTCTCGGGTGAAATGTTCGGTGGTGGGGCGGTCGGTCTCGACGTTCACATCCTCACCCGTGTCGCAGCCGAGATCAAGGAAGCCGTGCACAGGGGCGTCCAGGTAGCCATCGTCGTGGGCGGCGGGAACTTCTTCCGCGGAGTCGAGCTCCAGAACGCTGGCATGGACAGGGCGCGGGCCGACTACATGGGCATGCTCGGCACCGTGATCAATGCCGTGGCGCTTCAGGACTTCCTCGAACACGCCGGCGTGCCGTCGCGCGTCCAGACCGCCATCAACATGACCCAGGTGGCGGAACCCTATATTCCGCTGCGTGCCATCCGGCACCTGGAAAAGGGCCGGGTCGTGATCTTCGGCGCCGGCGCCGGCATGCCCTACTTCTCCACCGACACGGTCTCTGCCCAGCGTGCACTCGAACTGCGCTGCGACGAGATCCTTGTCGGAAAGAACGGGGTCGATGGCGTGTACACGGCGGACCCGAACGTTGATCCGTCAGCGAAGAAGCTCGACTTCGTCACCTACCAGGAAGCCCTTGCCCAGAACCTTCGCGTGGTCGATGCGGCGGCGTTCTCCATGTGTATGGACAACAACATGAACATGCGGGTGTTCGGCATGGGAGAAGATGGTGCCGTCACACGTGCGCTTCTCGGCGAAAATATCGGTACCGTAGTCTCAACAACACCAGAACAGGACAACTCATGATCGATGAGACGCTGCTCGAAGCAGAAGAAAAAATGGAGCGTGCGATTGAGGTCGCCCAGAACGACTTCAGCCACATTCGTTCCGGGCGTGCGAACGCCGGAATGTTCAACCAGATCCTCGTGGACTACTATGGCGCGGCAACGCCCCTCCAGCAGCTCGCCACGGTGGCCGTGCCGGAGGCGCGGACCGTCACGATCGCGCCCTACGATCGCAGCTCCATCAGCGCGATCGATAAGGCGCTGCGAGAGTCGGACCTGGGTGTGAACCCGACCGACGATGGTCAGTTCCTGCGCATCAACCTGCCCCCGTTGACGGAAGAGCGTCGCCGCGACTACGTGAAGCTTGCTCGTACGAAGTCGGAAGATGCTCGCATCTCCATCAGAGCCGTCCGCCGCAAGGCCAAGGAAGAGCTCGACCGCATCAAGAAGGACGGCGAAGCGGGAGAGGACGACGTCGAGCGCGCCGAGAAGGAGCTCGAGGCGATCACGAAGCGTCACACGGACCTGATCGACCAGCTCCTCGAAGCGAAGGAAAAGGACCTCCTCGAGGTCTGATGATCATGGGTGACGTGTGGTTGGGGAGGCTCGCGCCGCGGCCTCCCACACCGCCGCCCCCTGCCGAATCGAAGGCGGGGCGCAATCTTCCCGCCGCGATCGCGACGGCTCTCGGCCTCCTCGCGGTCGTGGCATTGTCACTGTTCGTGTGGATCGATCTCTTCATGCTCGTCGTCATCGCCTTCATGGTGGTGGGACTGTGGGAGGCAGCCGGCGCGTTCTCCACGCGCGGGTTCTACCTGCCGATCGCACCGCTGTGGACGGCCGCTGTAGCGATCGTCTTGGCAACCAGGTTCTATGGCGAACTCGGCCTCCTCGTCTCCTTCTTCTACGGATCCCTCCTGGTGATCGCGTGGAGGTTCCGAGCGGGCGGGCAGTGGGCTGCGAGAGACTGCGCGGCCGCGCTCTTCGCCCTCGCATGGATCGGCCTGCTCGGCGGTTTCGCGACCCTCCTCGCAGGGCTCGACAACGGGGCATGGGCCGTGATCACCTTCGTTCTCCTGCCGGTCGCCTCCGATACTGGCGGGTATTTCTCCGGCGTCCTGCTGGGCAAGCACCCCATGGCGCCCACGATCTCGCCGAAGAAGTCGTGGGAGGGTTTTGGTGGATCGATCGCTCTTTCCACGCTCGCGGGAATCGTCTGCGCACAGTTCGCCCTCGACATCACGTGGTGGTGGGGGATCATCCTCGGGGTTGCCTGCACGATTGCCGGCACTGCGGGGGACCTGTCGGAATCGCTGCTCAAGCGCGACCTGGGCGTGAAAGACATGGGATCGATCTTCCCCGGGCACGGGGGCGTGCTCGACAGGGTCGATTCGATTCTCGTATGTGCTCCGGTCGTCTATATCCTCCTCCTCGCGGCCACGGGGACGTGACCTATCCTGCTCAACTTCGGGTGTTAACTCCCAGCCTCATTTGAGAGACTTGGGCGGTGAGTACTTCGAAGCCCCGCCAGGTCATGCCCGTCGTCGAATCAGGGCCCCGCCCGGTCCTGACGTTCACCGCGCAGCGCCGAGGCAAGCCGCCCCGCCACTTCGCCGACCTCTCGGTCGAGGAGCGCAAAGAG
Protein-coding sequences here:
- a CDS encoding class II fumarate hydratase, with the translated sequence MSAKFRIEHDTMGDVQVPIDALYRAQTQRAVENFPISGKTLTSHHISALGQVKRAAALANAELGVISEDKANAIVAAADQVIAGQHDGEFPIDVFQTGSGTSSNMNTNEVISTIATRDSGIEIHPNDHVNASQSSNDVFPSSIHIAATEAAVRVVIPKLTVLAESLERKAEEFKDVVKAGRTHLMDATPIMLGQEFSGYAQQIRNGITRVEATIPHLAELPLGGTAVGTGINTPAGFSARVIELIAENMDLPFVEAPNHFEAQAAQDSLVEASGALRVVAVSLVKIANDLRWAGSGPRAGIGEINLPDLQPGSSIMPGKVNPVLPEATVQVAAQVIGNDAAIAFAGAQGNFDLLVMLPVMAQNLLESMTILANVSETLAVRCVDGITANVERAKELAESSPSIVTPLNRIIGYENAAKIAKHSVKENMTVRQAVIDLGFVERGEITEEQLDTALDVASMTRPS
- a CDS encoding GNAT family N-acetyltransferase; amino-acid sequence: MPVELVNDATPEVVEAINTLLPQLSSSASTLSEEEIDVFLSQDNVYLFMFRSEGTNEITGMLSLATFRIPTGLRAWIEDVVVSTAARGQGAGKALVDEAVAFAGKMGAKSVDLTSRPNRESANRLYVRCGFDKRETNVYRYKEAQVIDSI
- the pyrH gene encoding UMP kinase, whose translation is MSDTHSHTAPILGDYNNDQTRRVLLKLSGEMFGGGAVGLDVHILTRVAAEIKEAVHRGVQVAIVVGGGNFFRGVELQNAGMDRARADYMGMLGTVINAVALQDFLEHAGVPSRVQTAINMTQVAEPYIPLRAIRHLEKGRVVIFGAGAGMPYFSTDTVSAQRALELRCDEILVGKNGVDGVYTADPNVDPSAKKLDFVTYQEALAQNLRVVDAAAFSMCMDNNMNMRVFGMGEDGAVTRALLGENIGTVVSTTPEQDNS
- a CDS encoding phosphatidate cytidylyltransferase; this encodes MIMGDVWLGRLAPRPPTPPPPAESKAGRNLPAAIATALGLLAVVALSLFVWIDLFMLVVIAFMVVGLWEAAGAFSTRGFYLPIAPLWTAAVAIVLATRFYGELGLLVSFFYGSLLVIAWRFRAGGQWAARDCAAALFALAWIGLLGGFATLLAGLDNGAWAVITFVLLPVASDTGGYFSGVLLGKHPMAPTISPKKSWEGFGGSIALSTLAGIVCAQFALDITWWWGIILGVACTIAGTAGDLSESLLKRDLGVKDMGSIFPGHGGVLDRVDSILVCAPVVYILLLAATGT
- a CDS encoding DUF456 domain-containing protein, whose protein sequence is MELPGLILVGLAIAAGIIGTIIQLYPGLPIILIAIGVWAGFTGTATAWLIFAAVAAVVVLAYVLSFLLPARMMRDEGTPWSALTAGIVLAFIGFFVIPVIGMPIGFVVGVYLAELVRLKNPAAAWRQTMIALKGVLLSVIIELAAGAICAGLWVLGLILTS
- the frr gene encoding ribosome recycling factor; the protein is MIDETLLEAEEKMERAIEVAQNDFSHIRSGRANAGMFNQILVDYYGAATPLQQLATVAVPEARTVTIAPYDRSSISAIDKALRESDLGVNPTDDGQFLRINLPPLTEERRRDYVKLARTKSEDARISIRAVRRKAKEELDRIKKDGEAGEDDVERAEKELEAITKRHTDLIDQLLEAKEKDLLEV